The following are encoded together in the Lathyrus oleraceus cultivar Zhongwan6 chromosome 3, CAAS_Psat_ZW6_1.0, whole genome shotgun sequence genome:
- the LOC127127366 gene encoding senescence associated gene 20: MDSMIEKQNKSIVETLYKALLGQGAMEFQTVSKLLASDLEYWFHGPPKCQHMMKVLTGEIDHKKGFKFEPRSVSSIGDCVIVEGWEGEAYWVHVWTLKNGLITQFREYFNTWLVVRDLRPLRWEEDHHHHKHDSMMTLWRSQPRDLYRRSLPGLVLAI; the protein is encoded by the coding sequence ATGGACTCAATGATTGAAAAACAAAACAAGTCCATAGTTGAGACTCTCTACAAAGCATTACTAGGCCAAGGAGCAATGGAATTCCAAACGGTATCAAAATTGCTAGCAAGTGATCTCGAGTATTGGTTCCATGGTCCACCAAAATGTCAACACATGATGAAGGTGTTAACGGGTGAGATAGATCACAAAAAAGGGTTCAAATTTGAGCCAAGAAGTGTGAGTTCAATTGGGGATTGTGTTATAGTTGAAGGTTGGGAAGGTGAAGCTTATTGGGTTCATGTTTGGACATTGAAAAATGGGTTGATTACGCAATTTAGAGAGTATTTTAATACATGGCTTGTTGTGAGAGATTTGAGGCCATTGAGATGGGAAGAAGATCATCATCATCATAAGCATGATAGTATGATGACATTGTGGAGAAGTCAACCTCGTGATCTTTATCGTAGGTCACTTCCGGGACTTGTGTTGGCTATTTAG